One window of Dechloromonas sp. ZY10 genomic DNA carries:
- a CDS encoding ATP-binding protein: MPARLATALTVAAFAALYIALDAASFIAPLHGLNITPWNPAPALALVYLLRQGPAAPWTVLLTVVVAESLIRGLAAPWWPGLLSTALLGAGYLALGRILARLLPPTGLLDDRRTLFAWSGCIAGGTLLLSLLYLSALHFSGLLPAAGWLNGVRRFWIGDSVGIIVAMPLFWWLSSPRGRELLRQIVRKPETAAYALLSLLMLWLAFADGHHSFRLAYLLFLPIVWASVRQGMAGAIVAASLLQIEIIATAQILGYSGVTLAEFQMLSLAMALIGFFIGAIVDEQRRTSEELRHSLRLAAAGEMAGALAHELNQPLTALAAYAAASETLLARNDSGDRLRTALDGLVRESNRAGEVLRRLRDFFRTGATQLESFPLGELVAQAVAGCQARAGRAGIALAVGELPSALLLADRLQLEVVLRNLLANACDALEALPAGAPRQIRIDGQLLPGQRLCLQVEDSGPGISPAVAARLFEPFQSDKSSGLGLGLAISRAIVETHGGTLWGEVAGHGRFKIVLPVQESA, encoded by the coding sequence ATGCCCGCCCGCCTTGCCACCGCTCTGACCGTCGCTGCCTTCGCCGCGCTCTACATTGCGCTCGACGCAGCCAGTTTCATCGCGCCACTACACGGCCTCAACATCACGCCATGGAACCCGGCACCGGCCCTGGCACTGGTCTATCTGCTGCGGCAAGGCCCGGCCGCACCGTGGACCGTACTGCTCACGGTGGTGGTCGCAGAAAGCCTGATTCGCGGCCTTGCCGCTCCCTGGTGGCCGGGGCTGTTGTCGACCGCACTGCTCGGCGCCGGCTATCTCGCCCTGGGCCGGATTCTGGCCCGGCTTCTGCCGCCTACCGGCCTGCTCGACGACCGCCGCACGCTGTTTGCCTGGAGCGGCTGCATCGCCGGCGGCACCCTGCTGCTCAGTTTGCTCTACCTCAGCGCCTTGCACTTCTCCGGCCTGTTGCCGGCCGCCGGCTGGCTGAACGGGGTGCGTCGCTTCTGGATCGGCGACAGCGTCGGGATCATCGTCGCCATGCCCCTTTTCTGGTGGCTGAGCAGCCCGCGCGGCCGCGAACTGCTGCGCCAGATCGTACGCAAGCCGGAAACCGCTGCCTACGCCTTGCTCAGCCTGCTGATGCTGTGGCTGGCCTTTGCCGACGGCCACCACAGTTTTCGCCTCGCCTACCTGCTCTTCCTGCCGATCGTCTGGGCCTCGGTCCGGCAGGGCATGGCTGGCGCCATCGTCGCCGCCAGCCTGCTCCAGATCGAGATCATCGCCACCGCGCAAATCCTCGGCTACAGCGGGGTGACGCTGGCCGAATTCCAGATGCTGTCGCTGGCGATGGCGCTGATCGGCTTTTTCATCGGTGCGATTGTCGACGAACAGCGGCGCACCAGCGAGGAATTGCGCCACAGTCTGCGCCTGGCGGCCGCTGGCGAAATGGCCGGCGCCCTGGCGCACGAACTGAATCAACCGCTGACCGCACTGGCCGCTTACGCTGCCGCCAGCGAAACCCTGCTTGCCCGCAACGACAGCGGCGACCGGCTGCGCACCGCCCTGGACGGCCTGGTGCGCGAATCGAACCGGGCTGGCGAGGTATTGCGCCGCCTGCGCGATTTCTTCCGCACCGGCGCCACCCAGCTTGAATCTTTCCCGCTCGGCGAGTTGGTGGCACAGGCCGTGGCTGGCTGCCAGGCACGCGCCGGCCGCGCAGGAATCGCGCTGGCAGTCGGTGAGTTGCCGTCGGCTCTCCTGCTGGCCGACCGCCTGCAACTCGAAGTGGTGCTGCGCAACCTGCTCGCCAATGCCTGCGACGCGCTCGAAGCACTCCCCGCCGGGGCCCCCCGGCAGATCCGCATCGATGGTCAGCTGCTGCCCGGCCAGCGCCTCTGCCTGCAGGTCGAGGACAGCGGCCCCGGAATTTCGCCGGCGGTTGCCGCCCGCCTGTTCGAGCCCTTCCAGTCCGACAAGTCGAGTGGCCTCGGGCTGGGCCTGGCAATCAGCCGGGCGATTGTCGAGACGCACGGCGGCACGCTGTGGGGCGAGGTCGCCGGGCACGGCCGGTTCAAGATTGTCTTACCCGTTCAGGAATCCGCATGA
- the cobU gene encoding bifunctional adenosylcobinamide kinase/adenosylcobinamide-phosphate guanylyltransferase codes for MKELILGGARSGKSLFAERCAHDDEAVGRRVIYLATAEARDGEMQRRIVQHRERRPAHWATCEERLALAAKLRELAAPDTCILVDCLTLWLTNLLFAGRAAAQAEAGETVDCPLFLGETAALVATLPTLPGRILLVSNEVGWGVVPMHPVSRLFADEQGRLNQRVAAVCDQVNLVAAGLPLRLK; via the coding sequence ATGAAAGAACTAATCCTGGGTGGCGCCCGTTCCGGCAAAAGTCTGTTTGCCGAGCGTTGCGCCCATGACGATGAAGCGGTGGGCCGGCGGGTCATCTACCTGGCGACGGCGGAAGCGCGCGACGGTGAGATGCAGCGGCGGATTGTGCAGCATCGCGAACGGCGGCCGGCGCACTGGGCAACCTGCGAGGAGCGGCTGGCGCTGGCGGCCAAGCTGCGCGAACTGGCCGCGCCCGATACCTGCATCCTGGTCGATTGCCTGACCCTGTGGCTGACCAACCTGCTCTTCGCCGGCCGTGCGGCGGCACAGGCGGAAGCCGGCGAGACCGTCGACTGCCCGCTCTTCCTCGGCGAAACCGCCGCGCTGGTTGCCACCCTGCCGACCCTGCCCGGCCGCATTCTGCTGGTCTCCAACGAAGTCGGCTGGGGCGTGGTGCCAATGCACCCGGTCTCGCGCCTGTTCGCCGACGAGCAGGGACGGCTGAACCAGCGGGTGGCGGCGGTCTGCGATCAGGTGAATCTGGTTGCCGCCGGCCTGCCACTCAGGTTGAAATAA
- the cobC gene encoding alpha-ribazole phosphatase family protein, which yields MRLYLIRHPRPLIAAGVCYGQLDIAAENPTFAAAALRPQVPAGLPLWSSPLRRCRDLAQALAAAAGGTAGEEAPLRLDSRLAEIDFGAWEGRPWDAIPRDQIDAWAADVGGYAPPGGESPWQLQARVLDFFNTLPDRDTVVVTHAGVIRSLLAADQGLPPERWCDLACDYASLTVWQRTPDGDAGAAQ from the coding sequence GTGCGCCTTTACCTGATCCGTCATCCGCGTCCCCTGATCGCCGCCGGCGTCTGCTACGGTCAACTCGACATCGCCGCCGAAAACCCGACCTTCGCCGCCGCCGCCTTGCGCCCGCAAGTACCGGCCGGGCTGCCGCTGTGGTCGAGTCCGCTGCGCCGTTGCCGCGACCTGGCGCAGGCGCTCGCCGCCGCAGCGGGCGGGACGGCGGGCGAGGAAGCACCGTTGCGGCTCGATTCGCGGCTGGCCGAGATCGATTTCGGCGCCTGGGAAGGTCGACCGTGGGACGCCATCCCGCGCGACCAGATCGATGCCTGGGCTGCCGACGTCGGCGGTTATGCGCCGCCCGGCGGCGAGTCGCCGTGGCAGTTGCAGGCGCGCGTGCTCGACTTCTTCAACACCCTGCCCGATCGGGACACGGTGGTTGTCACCCACGCCGGCGTGATCCGCAGCCTGCTCGCCGCCGACCAGGGCCTGCCGCCCGAACGCTGGTGCGATCTGGCCTGCGACTATGCCTCGTTGACCGTGTGGCAGCGGACGCCGGACGGCGATGCCGGTGCGGCGCAATAA
- a CDS encoding adenosylcobinamide-GDP ribazoletransferase → MAWLRRELGYFLAACAYFSRLPVPAWVGFSPEALHAAARYLPAVGLLVGGIGSAVFVTAHHLWSQPVAVLLALAAMLLATGAFHEDGLSDTADGLGGGWDKARILDIMKDSRVGSYGVVALWLGLSSKLLLLASLPPALVVPALVAGHAVSRYAALGLMATLDYARADASSKARPVAQRLSAGSLGFAALFALPPLYWLPAPSALLALALLLLSTLWLAGKCRRWLGGYTGDTLGAVQQVGEIAFYLGLAAQWRA, encoded by the coding sequence ATGGCCTGGCTGCGCCGCGAACTCGGCTATTTCCTCGCCGCCTGCGCTTATTTCAGCCGCTTGCCGGTGCCGGCCTGGGTCGGTTTCAGTCCCGAGGCGCTGCACGCCGCCGCCCGCTACCTGCCGGCAGTCGGCCTGCTGGTCGGCGGCATCGGTAGCGCGGTCTTCGTCACCGCGCACCATCTCTGGTCGCAGCCGGTGGCGGTGCTGCTGGCGCTGGCGGCGATGCTGCTGGCGACCGGCGCCTTCCACGAGGATGGCTTGTCGGATACCGCCGACGGCCTCGGCGGCGGCTGGGACAAGGCGCGCATCCTCGACATCATGAAGGATTCGCGGGTCGGCAGTTACGGCGTGGTCGCGTTGTGGCTGGGGCTGAGCAGCAAACTGCTGCTGCTCGCCAGCCTGCCGCCGGCGCTGGTGGTGCCGGCCTTGGTCGCCGGCCACGCCGTCTCGCGCTACGCCGCGCTGGGGCTGATGGCGACGCTCGATTACGCGCGTGCCGATGCTTCAAGCAAGGCGCGGCCGGTGGCGCAACGCCTGTCGGCGGGCAGTCTGGGCTTTGCTGCGCTGTTCGCATTGCCGCCGCTGTACTGGCTGCCAGCACCATCAGCACTGTTGGCGCTGGCTTTGCTGTTGCTGAGTACGCTGTGGCTGGCCGGCAAGTGCCGGCGCTGGCTGGGCGGCTATACCGGCGATACGCTGGGGGCGGTGCAGCAGGTCGGCGAAATCGCCTTCTACCTCGGTCTGGCGGCGCAGTGGCGGGCCTGA
- a CDS encoding sensor histidine kinase produces MEKLLDTLASGIHDARNQLLIAESQLAERESRHGIDLGEARQAIENAAGRLTRLLTAYRLMQHDARLALQPCRIDELCAEAALTQRSPFAARGLELTVDCQVLDEWVCARDLVADMLNNALQNACRHARQRVRLSARTNADGLQLCVEDDGPGFSELPPQTTGSGLLLAGRLAELHRRSERHGHLQLSNGGRLGGAVFTLTLP; encoded by the coding sequence ATGGAAAAACTGCTCGACACCCTCGCTTCCGGCATCCACGATGCGCGCAACCAGCTGCTGATCGCCGAAAGCCAGCTCGCCGAACGCGAATCTCGGCACGGCATCGACCTCGGCGAAGCGCGGCAGGCGATTGAAAACGCTGCCGGCCGGCTGACCCGCCTGCTTACCGCCTACCGGCTGATGCAGCACGATGCCCGCCTGGCGCTGCAGCCCTGCCGGATCGACGAGCTCTGTGCCGAAGCAGCGCTGACCCAGCGTTCGCCATTTGCTGCCCGCGGGCTCGAACTGACGGTAGACTGCCAGGTCCTCGACGAATGGGTTTGCGCCCGCGATCTGGTTGCCGACATGCTCAACAATGCCTTGCAGAATGCTTGCCGCCACGCCCGCCAGCGGGTCCGGCTAAGCGCCCGCACCAATGCCGACGGCCTCCAGCTGTGCGTCGAGGATGACGGCCCGGGCTTTTCCGAACTGCCGCCGCAAACTACCGGCAGCGGCCTGCTGCTGGCAGGCCGGCTGGCTGAACTGCACCGCCGCAGCGAGCGGCATGGCCACCTCCAACTGAGTAACGGCGGCCGTCTTGGCGGCGCCGTCTTTACCCTGACCCTGCCATGA
- a CDS encoding glycosyltransferase family 4 protein, translating to MKIAIVRQRYNPYGGAERFVERALAALSSEGAEVTLITRNWDGAPQAGFQQITCDPAYSRLFGGRAARDRSFARAVQALTACAGFDIVQAHERIPGCTVFRAGDGVHAAWLRHRARQLGPLARLGQRLSGYHRYVLDAEREMFAHPALRRVICNSQMVADEISAFYGVDREQLAVIYNGLDTSVFHPGLRAEFRAATRAAAGIPEAVPLLLYVGSGFERKGVPQLLQAFADLPEREARLVIVGADRKLKALQAAAQKLGLGERVLFTGPLKDVRPWYGAADGFVLPTLYDPCPNAALEALACGLPTVTTTGCGAQEWIRDGENGRVVDALAVDALSAALAELCILGGQPAAQAAARAAVAELSLAAMAGRLLELYRSL from the coding sequence ATGAAGATCGCCATCGTTCGCCAGCGTTACAACCCCTACGGCGGCGCCGAGCGTTTCGTCGAGCGGGCGCTGGCCGCCTTGAGCAGCGAGGGCGCCGAGGTGACGCTGATCACCCGCAACTGGGACGGCGCGCCGCAGGCCGGTTTTCAGCAGATCACCTGCGATCCGGCCTACTCACGGCTGTTCGGCGGCCGCGCCGCACGCGACCGCAGTTTTGCCCGGGCGGTGCAGGCGCTGACCGCGTGCGCCGGTTTCGACATCGTCCAGGCGCACGAGCGGATTCCCGGCTGCACCGTGTTCCGCGCCGGCGACGGCGTGCACGCCGCCTGGCTGCGCCACCGGGCGCGCCAACTCGGGCCGCTGGCGCGGCTCGGGCAGCGACTGTCGGGCTACCACCGTTACGTCCTTGACGCCGAGCGGGAGATGTTCGCGCATCCGGCTCTGCGCCGGGTGATCTGCAATTCGCAGATGGTTGCCGACGAAATTTCGGCTTTTTACGGCGTTGACCGTGAACAGCTGGCGGTGATCTACAACGGTCTCGACACCAGCGTATTCCACCCCGGCCTGCGCGCCGAATTTCGCGCCGCGACCCGCGCCGCCGCCGGGATTCCCGAGGCGGTGCCGCTGCTCCTTTACGTCGGCAGCGGTTTCGAGCGCAAGGGCGTGCCACAGTTGCTGCAGGCCTTTGCCGACCTGCCCGAGCGCGAGGCGCGGCTGGTGATCGTCGGCGCCGACCGCAAGCTGAAGGCGCTGCAGGCCGCCGCGCAAAAACTGGGGCTGGGCGAACGGGTGCTATTCACCGGCCCGCTCAAGGATGTCCGCCCGTGGTACGGCGCCGCCGACGGCTTCGTCCTGCCGACGCTCTACGATCCCTGCCCGAACGCGGCGCTGGAGGCCCTGGCCTGCGGCCTGCCGACGGTGACCACCACCGGCTGCGGCGCGCAGGAGTGGATTCGCGACGGTGAAAACGGCCGCGTCGTCGATGCCTTGGCCGTCGATGCGCTGAGCGCCGCACTCGCCGAATTATGCATTCTCGGCGGGCAGCCGGCGGCACAGGCGGCTGCCCGCGCGGCAGTGGCCGAGTTGAGTCTGGCGGCGATGGCCGGACGCCTGCTTGAACTCTATCGCAGCCTGTGA
- a CDS encoding universal stress protein, which translates to MSDLASEASIRRLLFLIDASDRSRQLLDHAQALQSAGQALEVVLLYVIEPVRCWEVLKFRSEAEVAQHFAERAGIFLQLAAARLQAAGIPCRGYCRTGDPATLLRALAEEQQCTALVIPRQTCLGLPLGLQRRLQRRPGTVPVLAL; encoded by the coding sequence ATGAGCGACCTGGCATCCGAAGCGAGCATCCGTCGCCTGCTGTTCCTGATCGATGCCAGCGACCGCAGCCGGCAATTGCTCGATCATGCGCAGGCGCTGCAATCCGCCGGGCAGGCTCTTGAGGTGGTGCTGTTGTATGTGATCGAGCCGGTGCGCTGCTGGGAGGTCCTCAAGTTTCGCAGCGAGGCCGAGGTGGCGCAGCACTTTGCCGAGCGTGCCGGGATTTTCCTGCAGTTGGCGGCCGCGCGCTTGCAGGCTGCGGGCATTCCGTGCCGGGGCTACTGCCGGACCGGCGATCCGGCCACCTTGTTGCGGGCGCTGGCCGAAGAGCAGCAATGCACAGCGCTGGTGATTCCGCGCCAGACCTGCCTGGGTCTGCCACTCGGTTTGCAACGGCGTCTGCAGCGGCGGCCCGGTACCGTGCCGGTACTGGCGCTGTAA
- a CDS encoding putative Na+/H+ antiporter, with protein sequence MPSAPISTPELFATALFAIAVLHTFSTKFFAHLAHVQPRHAGLWHLLAEVEVVFGFWAFVLVAMLFWWSGKPAAVEYLESRNFTEPMFVFVIMVIAASRPILHTVMAAVQALAAMIPVRRAVAVYFLCLSLVPLLGSFITEPAAMTLAALMLRDGFFRQGLSTRLKYATLGLLFVNISIGGTLTNFAAPPVLMVAAKWQWDTLFMLSHFGWKAAFAVVVNALVLTWFFRHELAGKGAAPMAGEALRIPSGVAAIHVLFLVGVVAFAHHPVVFMGVFLLFLGYAEAYKQYQERLILREGLLVAFFLAGLVVLGGLQQWWLQQALTGVEPTVLYFLATALTAVTDNAALTYLASLVEGVTPEFKYAIVAGAVTGGGLTVIANAPNPAGLAILKGSFEDESVSPLGLLLAALPPTCVAIFAFLAL encoded by the coding sequence ATGCCTTCCGCTCCGATTTCGACCCCTGAACTGTTTGCCACTGCTTTGTTTGCCATCGCGGTACTGCATACCTTTTCGACCAAGTTCTTCGCCCATCTGGCGCATGTTCAGCCGCGCCATGCCGGGCTCTGGCATCTGCTGGCCGAGGTCGAGGTGGTGTTCGGCTTCTGGGCCTTCGTGCTGGTGGCGATGTTGTTCTGGTGGTCTGGCAAGCCGGCGGCGGTCGAGTATCTGGAAAGCCGCAATTTCACCGAGCCGATGTTCGTCTTCGTGATCATGGTGATCGCCGCCAGCCGGCCGATCCTGCATACGGTGATGGCAGCGGTGCAGGCCCTGGCGGCGATGATTCCGGTGCGCCGGGCGGTGGCGGTGTATTTCCTGTGCCTGTCTCTGGTGCCGCTGCTCGGCTCTTTCATCACCGAGCCGGCGGCGATGACCCTGGCCGCGTTGATGCTGCGTGACGGCTTTTTCCGCCAGGGCCTGTCCACCCGGCTCAAGTATGCGACGCTCGGCCTGCTCTTCGTGAATATTTCGATCGGCGGCACCTTGACCAACTTCGCTGCGCCGCCGGTCTTGATGGTCGCGGCCAAGTGGCAGTGGGACACGCTGTTCATGCTCTCGCATTTCGGCTGGAAGGCGGCCTTTGCCGTGGTGGTCAACGCGCTGGTGCTGACCTGGTTCTTCCGCCATGAACTGGCGGGCAAGGGGGCGGCACCAATGGCTGGCGAGGCGCTGCGGATTCCCAGCGGAGTGGCGGCGATCCATGTGCTGTTCCTGGTCGGGGTGGTCGCTTTTGCCCATCATCCGGTGGTCTTCATGGGCGTGTTCCTGCTTTTTCTCGGCTATGCCGAAGCCTACAAGCAGTACCAGGAGCGCCTGATCCTGCGCGAGGGGTTGCTGGTCGCCTTCTTCCTGGCCGGGCTGGTGGTCCTTGGCGGCCTGCAGCAATGGTGGCTGCAGCAGGCGCTGACCGGGGTCGAACCGACCGTGCTGTATTTCCTGGCGACCGCGCTGACGGCGGTGACCGACAACGCGGCACTGACTTACCTGGCCTCGCTGGTCGAGGGCGTGACGCCGGAGTTCAAGTACGCGATCGTCGCCGGCGCGGTGACCGGCGGCGGCCTGACGGTGATTGCCAACGCGCCGAATCCAGCCGGGCTGGCGATTCTCAAGGGCAGCTTCGAGGATGAGTCGGTGAGCCCGCTCGGTCTCCTGCTGGCGGCGTTGCCGCCGACCTGCGTCGCGATTTTTGCCTTTTTGGCCCTGTAG
- the cobT gene encoding nicotinate-nucleotide--dimethylbenzimidazole phosphoribosyltransferase: MHSIAEKIVVSTVDREIAAKLQHKIDRKTKPLGALGQLERLALQLGLIQQTLSPELRRPQMLVFAGDHGAAKAGISAFPQEVTWQMVENFLAGGAAINVFARLNGLELSVVDAGVAHDFAPRPGLLDAKVAPGTANYLEQPAMTGAQCAQALEHGAGIVRRLAAEGCNVVGFGEMGIGNTASASLLTHALTGASLADCIGRGAGLDDAGLARKQALLEQALARYAAAGGQTVGGDPLTLLAEFGGFEIAAMVGAMLAAGEAGMVLLVDGFIVSSAALVACRVQPALRDYCVFCHRSAEPGARAQLQALQAEALLDLGLRLGEGTGAALAFPLLQAAAAFLNEMASFESAGVADKA; this comes from the coding sequence ATGCATTCCATTGCTGAAAAAATCGTCGTTTCCACGGTCGACCGTGAAATTGCCGCCAAACTGCAACACAAGATCGACCGCAAGACCAAGCCGCTCGGCGCGCTCGGCCAGCTGGAGCGTCTGGCGCTGCAGCTGGGCCTGATCCAGCAAACGCTGAGCCCGGAACTGCGCCGGCCGCAGATGCTGGTCTTTGCCGGCGACCACGGCGCGGCCAAGGCCGGGATTTCGGCCTTCCCGCAGGAAGTGACCTGGCAGATGGTCGAGAACTTCCTTGCCGGCGGTGCCGCGATCAACGTTTTCGCCCGTCTCAACGGGTTGGAGCTGAGCGTCGTCGACGCTGGCGTCGCCCATGATTTCGCGCCGCGCCCCGGTTTGCTCGACGCCAAGGTCGCGCCCGGCACCGCCAACTACCTGGAGCAGCCGGCGATGACCGGCGCCCAGTGCGCGCAGGCGCTCGAACATGGCGCCGGGATCGTCCGCCGCCTGGCCGCCGAGGGCTGCAACGTGGTCGGCTTCGGCGAAATGGGGATCGGCAATACGGCCTCCGCTTCCTTGCTGACGCATGCCCTGACCGGCGCTTCGCTGGCCGATTGCATCGGCCGTGGCGCCGGCCTTGACGACGCTGGCCTGGCGCGCAAGCAGGCGCTGCTCGAACAGGCGCTGGCCCGCTATGCGGCGGCCGGTGGCCAGACGGTCGGTGGCGACCCGCTGACCTTGCTCGCCGAATTCGGCGGTTTCGAGATTGCGGCGATGGTCGGCGCGATGCTGGCTGCCGGCGAGGCCGGGATGGTCCTGCTGGTCGACGGCTTCATCGTCAGTTCGGCGGCGCTGGTCGCCTGCCGCGTGCAACCGGCGCTGCGCGACTACTGCGTCTTCTGCCACCGCTCGGCCGAGCCGGGCGCCCGCGCCCAGTTGCAGGCCTTGCAGGCAGAAGCCCTGCTCGACCTCGGCCTGCGCCTCGGCGAAGGCACCGGCGCGGCGCTGGCCTTCCCGCTGCTGCAGGCCGCCGCCGCCTTCCTCAACGAAATGGCCAGCTTCGAGTCGGCCGGTGTTGCCGACAAGGCCTAG
- a CDS encoding response regulator transcription factor codes for MNSQLTVFIVDDDPAVRDALGLLLGVHDYRVALFADGESFINAFRPEWRGCALLDIRMPGIDGLSLQKKLGEIGSQLPVIVMTGHGDVASAREAFRALALDFLEKPLDRERLLAAIEEAFTRQRDSLQQAAEIRQNHQLLARLTPREAEIMARVVAGRHNREIAAELGISPRTVEVHKARMMDKLGVGSVAELVRLQLSGER; via the coding sequence ATGAACTCTCAACTGACTGTTTTCATCGTCGATGACGATCCGGCCGTGCGCGACGCGCTCGGCCTGCTGCTCGGAGTCCATGACTATCGCGTCGCCTTGTTTGCCGATGGCGAAAGTTTCATCAACGCCTTCCGTCCGGAATGGCGCGGTTGCGCACTGCTCGACATCCGCATGCCCGGGATCGATGGCCTCAGCCTGCAGAAAAAGCTGGGCGAAATTGGTAGCCAGTTGCCGGTGATCGTGATGACCGGGCACGGCGACGTGGCCTCGGCGCGCGAGGCCTTCCGCGCGCTGGCGCTCGATTTTCTCGAAAAACCGCTCGACCGCGAACGCCTGCTGGCGGCGATCGAAGAAGCCTTTACCCGACAGCGCGACAGCCTGCAACAAGCTGCCGAGATCCGGCAGAACCACCAATTGCTGGCCCGCCTGACCCCGCGCGAAGCCGAAATCATGGCGCGTGTGGTCGCCGGCCGGCACAACCGCGAAATCGCCGCTGAACTCGGGATCAGCCCGCGCACGGTCGAGGTGCACAAGGCGCGGATGATGGACAAGCTCGGCGTCGGCAGCGTCGCCGAACTGGTCCGCCTGCAGCTGAGCGGCGAACGCTGA
- the rfaQ gene encoding putative lipopolysaccharide heptosyltransferase III, whose protein sequence is MTESSAPAFPPLPSQLRDAIPFGEVRRALVIKLRHHGDVLVSSPVFTALKAQAPQVEIDALVYADTADMLRDHPAIREVLGIDRQWKKLGVLGQLRAELALYRRLQAAGYDLIVHLTEHWRGAWLCRLLKPRWSVGPSVAGRGKRWKKAFTHLQAQPKNALRHMAESNLDALRRLGLQPTPEQRRLLLVPGAEATRRVGDKLAALGLAGTPFIHIHPASRWFFKCWPVDRMAALIGELQAAGHAVVLSAAPSADERAMVDAIQARLAQPVPSLAGELSLKELAALTQAARLFIGVDSAPMHIAAAVGTPVVALFGPSGDKQWGPWGVPHRVIASDRHPCRPCGIDGCGGGKLSDCLATIEVETVLAAVRELYPA, encoded by the coding sequence ATGACTGAATCTTCCGCTCCCGCCTTTCCGCCCTTGCCGTCGCAGTTGCGCGATGCCATCCCCTTTGGCGAAGTCCGCCGGGCGCTGGTGATCAAGCTGCGCCACCATGGCGACGTGCTGGTTTCTTCGCCGGTATTCACTGCGCTGAAGGCGCAGGCGCCGCAGGTCGAGATCGACGCGCTGGTCTATGCCGACACCGCCGACATGCTGCGCGACCATCCGGCGATCCGCGAGGTGCTGGGCATCGACCGGCAATGGAAGAAACTCGGTGTGCTCGGCCAGCTGCGTGCCGAACTGGCGCTCTACCGTCGTCTGCAGGCAGCCGGCTACGACCTGATCGTGCACCTCACCGAACACTGGCGCGGCGCCTGGCTGTGCCGCCTGCTCAAGCCGCGCTGGTCGGTCGGGCCGAGCGTGGCCGGGCGCGGCAAGCGCTGGAAAAAGGCCTTCACCCACCTCCAGGCGCAGCCGAAGAATGCGCTCCGCCATATGGCCGAGAGCAACCTTGACGCCTTGCGCCGGCTCGGTCTGCAGCCGACGCCGGAGCAGCGCCGCCTGCTGCTGGTGCCGGGCGCCGAGGCCACCCGCCGGGTCGGCGACAAGCTGGCTGCGCTGGGCTTGGCTGGGACGCCCTTCATCCACATCCACCCGGCTTCGCGCTGGTTTTTCAAATGCTGGCCGGTCGACCGTATGGCGGCCTTGATCGGCGAATTGCAGGCCGCTGGCCACGCCGTGGTGCTGAGCGCCGCGCCGAGCGCCGACGAGCGGGCGATGGTCGATGCGATCCAGGCCCGCCTGGCGCAGCCCGTGCCCAGCCTGGCCGGCGAGTTGTCGCTCAAGGAACTGGCGGCGCTGACCCAGGCTGCGAGGCTGTTCATTGGCGTCGATTCGGCGCCGATGCACATCGCAGCGGCGGTCGGTACGCCGGTGGTGGCGCTGTTCGGCCCTTCCGGCGACAAGCAGTGGGGGCCGTGGGGCGTGCCGCACCGGGTGATCGCCAGCGACCGCCACCCCTGTCGCCCCTGCGGCATCGACGGCTGTGGCGGCGGCAAACTTAGCGACTGCCTGGCGACGATCGAGGTCGAGACCGTGCTGGCGGCCGTGCGCGAGCTGTACCCGGCATGA